The Telopea speciosissima isolate NSW1024214 ecotype Mountain lineage unplaced genomic scaffold, Tspe_v1 Tspe_v1.0131, whole genome shotgun sequence genome segment CACCTCCTGATCTTGTTGCCTTTGCCAACCTCATACATGCCCCAGCAGAAAGCACCGAGGGTTGTCATGAAGATGGCAACAGCGCTGGGGCCTGTATTGGGAATGCGGCGAGCGTAGCGGACTGGTGGAAAACCGCCAGGCGGGGGTCCGTCCTGGAGGAGAGGCATATCCTTCACGCTCGCCATTCCTGGCTTATTCCTTACCACTGCCTCcgtcatcttctcttctcagctTTTCCACTCAATCACTGATCGCTCTCTACTTCCTCTCTGTGAGTGATCTTCAATTGTATTTCgatcacctctctctctctctctctctctctctctctctctctcgatgcGACTTTTGCTTTTGTGGAGAGAGAAGATGTGGAAAATGATCCTCAACTCCTCAAGTCTCTCCGAGGCAGTTGGAAGCGTACTAGCGCAGCAGTGGAGGGTGTTTTGGTAATTAGGCCTCTGACAATTCCTCGAATTGACAAAAACACCCTTTGACACAGTGGCTGGTTGAGATCACCTATGATAGTTTTCCCTTCTGAAGTTCTCAACATTCCAGCTCAGGGAGCGCCTCTTTCTTACCAATTGGAATTGACGGATCGCATCCAGCACGGGTGGTCCAGGATCTTTGCGTTTTTGCTTCGTATCAAGAGGTACATTTCCCATTGATTATTGGATTGAGATATTACTGCTTTTGTTTttctaccatttttttttaaactttgttAAGTTTGCAGTTTTGGGGGAAAAGGCTTACTCcctattttgattttgttgctTCTTCATGTTCGTCCGAGATTGACTTGTACCTTTGTACATGGAGTTTATTCTTCCCAAGTAAAATAATACAGAGATTTCAGTTTGAtactattttttcttcttctctgttcactctcttattctctttttctttgagttGACACGTTTTAGATGGATTTGTTAACTGAATTGGATTAAGTACGTCCTTTTGCGTGAAAAAACTGAATTAGAGATTGCTAGAAAGGTTTTCGATGAAATGCCTATGCGAACAGTCGTCTCTGTTCTCTcttattctcttttcctttagttGGATTTGCTAACTGAGTTGGATTAAGTATGTCCCTTTGCGTGAAAAAACCGAATTGGAGATTGCTAGAAAGGTTTTCGATGAAATTCCTACGTGAACAGTCGTCTCTgttctctctcttattctcttGTCCTTTGAAGGGACGCGTTTTAGATGAATTTTGTTAACTGAATTGGATTAAGTAGGTGCTTCTGTGTGAAAACCGAATTAGAGATTGCTAGAAAGGTTTTCGATGAAATGCCTACACAAACACAGTGTCTTTTGGAAGACTATGGTTTCTGCGTATTCCCAGTGGGAACGTTTGAAGAAGCTCTGAGTTTAGCCTCCTGAATGCATAGATCGGGGATGAAGCTCAATGAGACCACTTTAAGCTCAACAAGACCACTTTTTCTTCTGTTCTAAGTTCTTGTGCTTGTTTAAATCCGTTAAAGGATGGGAAACGGGTTCATGGGCTGATTCTGAAATCTGGATCAGAGAATTTCTACCTTGTAGGGAGCTCTTTATTGTATGTGTATGCTAATTGTTTTGAAATGGAGATGCCAGACATGTGTTTGATGTTCTGCTTGAGAGGAATACCTTGTTCTGGAGTTCAGTTTTTGTGGGTTATGTTCGATGTAATTTAGTGGAGGATGCCTTGCATATATTTAACAAAATTCCTCCCAAGATGTTACTATTGATTTCTTGTTACTCAAGGAGCGAAATGAATGTGATACACTTTAGAATTGTTTTTGTTGATGAGAGTGTCAAAGCCATAGCCCAAATGTGTTTATATGAGATAGTGTTATAAGGGCTTGTGGTAGACTAAGA includes the following:
- the LOC122647740 gene encoding NADH dehydrogenase [ubiquinone] 1 alpha subcomplex subunit 13-B, whose translation is MTEAVVRNKPGMASVKDMPLLQDGPPPGGFPPVRYARRIPNTGPSAVAIFMTTLGAFCWGMYEVGKGNKIRRAIKEEKYAARRAILPMLQAEEDERFVKEWRKYLEEEARIMKDVPGWKVGESVYNSGRWMPPATGELRPDVW